The proteins below are encoded in one region of Penicillium psychrofluorescens genome assembly, chromosome: 4:
- a CDS encoding uncharacterized protein (ID:PFLUO_006554-T1.cds;~source:funannotate), producing the protein MAAPDADAYEQQNVHEVYQQIADHFSSTRYKPWPIVEQFLRNLTPGAVGLDVGCGNGKYLSVNRDVFIVASDRSENLARIAVKHQPHSTIVADIHHLPHQDAFFDFAISIAVVHHLSTPVRRVQAVAEILRTLKSGSETQAGGKLLIYAWALEQKTSRRGWDKGDPQDIMVPWVRKGGPAKQGISEEPQTFHRYYHLYEEGELERDIDQAGGRVLESGYEKDNWWVIATPKDRP; encoded by the exons ATGGCCGCCCCAGACGCAGATGCCTACGAGCAACAGAATGTGCACGAGGTGTACCAGCAGATTGCTGACCACTTCTCCTCCACCCGGTATAAG CCATGGCCCATTGTGGAACAATTCCTCCGAAATCTGACTCCAGGCGCCGTGGGTCTTGATGTCGGGTGTGGCAATGGCAAGTACCTGTCTGTCAATCGAGACGTCTTCATCGTTGCTTCCGATAG ATCTGAGAATCTGGCGCGGATCGCGGTCAAGCACCAGCCGCATTCGACCATTGTGGCCGATATTCACCATCTCCCGCACCAGGATGCTTTCTTTGACTTTGCCATCTCCATCGCCGTGGTGCATCACTTGTCGACTCCGGTACGCAGAGTCCAGGCCGTCGCGGAGATTCTGCGGACCCTGAAGTCGGGCTCAGAGACGCAGGCCGGCGGCAAGCTCCTGATCTATGCGTGGGCTCTCGAGCAGAAAACCAGCCGCCGTGGTTGGGACAAGGGCGACCCGCAGGACATCATGGTCCCTTGGGTGCGGAAGGGTGGACCGGCCAAGCAGGGCATCTCTGAAGAGCCCCAGACATTCCATCGCTACTACCACCTATATGAGGAGGGGGAGCTGGAACGGGATATCGACCAAGCGGGTGGCCGCGTGTTGGAATCGGGGTATGAAAAGGACAACTGGTGGGTTATTGCCACACCCAAAGATCGCccatga
- a CDS encoding uncharacterized protein (ID:PFLUO_006549-T1.cds;~source:funannotate): MEVLKELHASVAEACEVSFDNAYRHLNSSLARSDERVREAEHNALMASQAQKAAEDRIRALQYEVSVLQTELKRYEVDPKGLELPQKFANLEDEFSPKHVWESHLDHAHPEADRPPKGVEAKYTALYDNLKTFIQTWSGLKVRVLQHKKKLRHWDRQLERDEFTLVRNGLPVTFRKVPSGVGNQNHKSPVSSRKRSYSKSHEASEAPSHDSDALPNQNSAADRISNIKTEQQSQNLTRSEPPEPPSTQSSSPGCDPTSSEPGSFEGQDFLPSVPLQKRKRMPWKTPSNNNALSHSHPRGVVSDQPVLIKSEPVSSSPVRQLSQSLGQLPPGTQDLDEIGITVPTPTKRKAESRNIYTEYTQASHGDSDLTQPCPQRIRPDEQLPQPSVLQPVDGNARTFNVSGHGSDTKRRRQMDMDQRAIPDLAEDGDRDEWDMVPPNAKKSNKIPRRRLHDLLEGSLPSKSPLRSPHTTMITIHDRVDGRSTPPGTRAPNRTSTPEPALPQSERKTATRTNLDDLPPEVRPEDEPFRALPLDRLTLNHFKINSARNQGADYAYDAVIRKKDDRKCLLGCTRPGCCGDHFRGLARLGGLPSHSTEANQEEEQRILEEYMGDDQHLLAGLSSQDRENLLVEARTRLMANQYGKHRHTHPRAQTPPGFWRTEMPDSQEEECDRKAAWQQEREKVEERYREAMRPGGLWQWADE, from the coding sequence ATGGAAGTCCTCAAGGAACTTCACGCCTCAGTCGCAGAGGCATGTGAGGTGTCCTTCGATAATGCCTACCGACATCTGAATTCCTCACTGGCCCGCTCCGATGAGCGCGTGCGGGAGGCCGAACACAATGCATTGATGGCCAGCCAAGCCCAGAAAGCGGCCGAGGACCGAATCCGAGCACTCCAGTATGAAGTCTCGGTACTCCAGACGGAGCTGAAGCGCTACGAGGTGGATCCGAAAGGTCTTGAACTCCCCCAGAAATTCGCCAATCTGGAAGACGAGTTTTCCCCGAAACATGTTTGGGAGAGCCATCTGGACCATGCTCATCCCGAAGCCGACCGGCCACCCAAAGGGGTCGAGGCCAAGTACACAGCATTATATGACAACCTGAAGACATTCATCCAGACCTGGAGTGGCCTCAAAGTCAGAGTGTTGCAGCATAAGAAGAAGTTGAGGCATTGGGATCGCCAACTGGAACGGGATGAGTTCACGCTCGTGCGCAATGGTTTGCCGGTCACTTTTCGAAAGGTTCCAAGCGGCGTGGGCAACCAAAATCACAAAAGCCCGGTCTCTTCTCGGAAACGATCATATTCAAAATCTCATGAGGCCTCCGAGGCCCCTTCGCATGACTCCGACGCCTTACCGAACCAGAATTCAGCGGCAGACAGGATTTCCAACATCAAGACTGAGCAGCAAAGCCAGAATCTAACTCGCTCAGAACCACCAGAGCCGCCTTCAACCCAGTCTAGTTCCCCTGGATGTGACCCCACATCTTCTGAACCCGGCTCTTTCGAAGGTCAGGATTTCCTGCCAAGTGTGCCACtgcagaagagaaaacgaatGCCATGGAAAACCCCTTCCAATAACAATGCATTATCCCATAGTCATCCAAGAGGTGTTGTTTCTGACCAGCCGGTGCTCATTAAAAGTGAACCTGTGTCCTCGAGTCCAGTCCGCCAGCTGTCACAGTCACTTGGACAGCTTCCTCCCGGCACGCAGGATCTTGACGAGATTGGCATAACAGTACCAACGCCCACGAAACGCAAAGCCGAGTCCAGGAACATCTATACCGAGTACACACAGGCTTCTCACGGCGACTCTGACTTGACTCAGCCTTGCCCTCAACGAATACGGCCAGACGAGCAATTGCCCCAGCCATCTGTGCTCCAGCCTGTTGATGGTAATGCACGCACTTTCAATGTCTCTGGGCACGGATCCGACACCAAAAGACGGAGACAGATGGATATGGATCAGCGTGCGATACCCGATCTGGCCGAAGATGGTGACCGAGACGAGTGGGATATGGTGCCACCGAACGCGAAGAAGTCTAACAAGATCCCTCGGCGACGTCTACACGATCTTCTAGAGGGGTCATTGCCCTCTAAATCACCCCTGAGATCTCCCCACACCACCATGATTACGATCCACGATCGCGTAGATGGACGGTCGACGCCTCCAGGAACCCGTGCGCCAAATAGAACTTCCACTCCGGAGCCAGCCCTGCCGCAATCGGAGAGGAAGACTGCTACGCGAACAAACCTGGATGACTTGCCCCCGGAAGTGCGTCCCGAAGACGAACCATTCCGAGCCCTACCACTGGATCGGTTGACTCTGAACCATTTTAAGATTAATTCCGCACGAAATCAGGGGGCTGACTACGCATACGACGCGGTGATTCGCAAGAAAGATGACCGAAAGTGTCTCCTCGGCTGTACTCGCCCGGGATGTTGTGGGGATCATTTCCGTGGCCTGGCTCGTCTTGGTGGTTTGCCATCCCATTCGACGGAGGCAAaccaggaagaggagcaaAGGATTCTTGAGGAATACATGGGCGATGATCAGCACCTGCTTGCCGGACTGAGCAGCCAGGATCGCGAGAACCTCCTGGTAGAAGCGAGGACCCGACTCATGGCCAACCAATACGGCAAACACCGACACACGCACCCACGCGCGCAAACACCTCCCGGATTCTGGCGGACCGAGATGCCCGActcccaagaagaagaatgcgACCGCAAAGCAGCGTGGCAGCAGGAGCgggagaaggtcgaggagcgGTATCGCGAGGCCATGCGGCCGGGCGGGTTATGGCAGTGGGCGGATGAATAA
- a CDS encoding uncharacterized protein (ID:PFLUO_006551-T1.cds;~source:funannotate), with protein sequence MDDNRHSTPVPDAPPDSLSAAFIPPSIDTLALLAGESYAYYTPCPAEITPQDTSASQTESTPCVLGVDEAGRGPVLGPMVYGAFYLPLDLHRSLLARDYGFDDSKALTPAVRANLMQLLNTPGHPLFESCGYAIKSLSARDISSGMMRPGVAVYNLNAQAMDATIELIRGVVEDRAVDVREVYIDTIGNPATYQAKLERIFPSLKITVAKKADSLYPCVSAASVAAKVTRDVALGVLYESVLKAQSPKVAPNATPDGWGSGYPSDSKCTGWLRRNLDPVFGWGSECRFSWGTAKEMLELKGGARVDWPDEEEEEGNTRLSEFLLASGLGKNATRDGLRDWYGHRPAEIL encoded by the coding sequence ATGGACGACAATCGCCACTCGACTCCGGTTCCCGATGCTCCGCCAGACTCCTTGTCCGCTGCCTTCATTCCTCCCAGCATAGACACACTCGCTCTGCTGGCCGGCGAGTCCTACGCCTACTACACGCCTTGCCCTGCGGAAATCACCCCTCAAGACACGTCCGCCAGCCAGACAGAGAGCACCCCATGTGTTCTAGGTGTCGATGAAGCTGGCCGTGGCCCAGTGCTAGGCCCAATGGTCTACGGTGCCTTCTACCTGCCTCTTGATCTGCACCGCTCGCTACTGGCTCGAGACTACGGCTTCGACGACAGTAAGGCGCTCACCCCCGCGGTACGCGCCAACCTGATGCAGCTACTCAACACCCCGGGCCATCCACTGTTTGAGTCCTGTGGGTACGCCATCAAATCCCTCTCTGCGCGCGACATCTCCTCCGGCATGATGAGGCCCGGCGTTGCCGTTTACAATCTGAACGCGCAAGCCATGGACGCGACAATTGAGCTCATCCGCGGAGTGGTCGAGGACCGCGCCGTAGACGTGCGGGAGGTCTACATTGACACAATTGGCAACCCGGCCACATACCAAGCTAAACTGGAGCGTATCTTCCCGTCCCTGAAGATTACGGTAGCCAAAAAGGCGGACTCGCTGTATCCGTGTGTCAGTGCTGCTAGTGTGGCAGCCAAGGTGACCCGGGATGTAGCGCTTGGGGTCTTGTACGAGTCGGTGCTAAAGGCACAATCCCCCAAGGTCGCGCCGAACGCCACCCCGGACGGCTGGGGCAGTGGTTATCCCTCAGATTCCAAGTGTACTGGCTGGCTCCGACGGAATCTGGACCCGGTCTTTGGATGGGGCAGCGAATGCCGATTCAGCTGGGGCACAGCCAAGGAAATGCTGGAGTTGAAAGGGGGTGCCCGGGTCGACTGgccggacgaggaagaagaggagggaaaCACGCGGCTCAGTGAATTCCTGCTGGCATCGGGGCTGGGAAAGAACGCTACGCGGGATGGACTGCGAGATTGGTACGGTCACCGACCGGCAGAGATTCTTTGA
- a CDS encoding uncharacterized protein (ID:PFLUO_006555-T1.cds;~source:funannotate): MIALQNRPILPPAKVDISLLLKPQDEEEATQVNSSAAYPPISIPAPYPGSSAPFLPPGPGLVAAPPPLTKSNPGKRLQPAHTSESPAKKQSKWSPEEDSLIIELRGSGMKWEDISRRLPGRSAISCRLHYQNYLERRSEWDEDKKNKLARLYERFKAEMWSKVAEEMAIPWRAAEAMHWQLGEQEMARRAGVVPFSLSNTAIDPPTTRTRRASTSLSRPRKGSTSRAIPGHHPGLPPQLPSLEELTAGVPAFAPAPPPPREFYGVGRTPEMAGIPPPMGPHMGMGIPPRTLP, encoded by the exons ATGATTGCGTTACAAAATCGGCCCATCTTGCCTCCCGCCAAAGTGGATATCTCACTGCTACTCAAGCCCcaagatgaggaagaggccaCCCAGGTGAACAGCTCCGCCGCTTATCCACCCATTTCCATCCCGGCACCGTATCCGGGCTCGTCGGCGCCCTTCCTGCCACCGGGGCCTGGCCTCGTGGcagctccgccgccgctgaccaAGAGCAACCCGGGAAAGCGTCTACAACCGGCGCACACGTCCGAATCCCCAGCCAAGAAACAGTCCAAGTGGTCACCGGAAGAAGATTCGTTGATTATTGAGCTGCGTGGCAGTGGGATGAAGTGGGAGGACATCAGCAGACGATTGCCGGGCCGGAGTGCGATCAGCTGCCGGCTGCACTATCAGAACTACCTGGAGCGCCGCAGTGAATGGGAtgaggacaagaagaacaaaTTGGCGCGTTTATATGAGAG GTTCAAAGCGGAGATGTGGTCCAAGGTTGCAGAGGAAATGGCTATCCCCTGGCGAGCAGCCGAAGCCATGCACTGGCAGCTGGGTGAACAAGAGATGGCTCGTCGTGCTGGCGTCGTGCCATTCTCACTGTCCAACACAGCAATCGACCCCCCTACCACGAGAACCCGCCGTGCCAGCACCTCACTATCGCGACCCCGGAAAGGGTCGACCTCCCGTGCGATTCCCGGTCATCACCCTGGTCTTCCTCCCCAGCTTCCATCCCTGGAGGAATTAACGGCGGGCGTTCCCGCATTCGCACCagccccgccgccgccacgagAGTTTTATGGAGTCGGACGAACACCTGAGATGGCCGGCATCCCACCTCCCATGGGCCCTCATATGGGTATGGGCATCCCGCCTCGGACCTTGCCCTAA
- a CDS encoding uncharacterized protein (ID:PFLUO_006550-T1.cds;~source:funannotate) has translation METAKNIQNPIPPVLLHPSKWLSLYEDFVTKNASSVGQVESALRSLTYIIPGRYRESEITSECVHSGVQLLSLYHDSLVSRVISRLPPTIPRPPPTPHSRYTKYWASRSSLYRRVALALQMLQYTELLWEMAARRRGQKTRWRVVVFIEFAKAVCRLLLLRLTNSRPLVSPPLPDREIDPRSTEEEDQSDWNGTQSPVSERSSDLSWTMPRTGLSLPSLPDVEDVSNYLISKVLTVDDIKSPSALLHRVTGQGQLAEVLYILRPVVYALAMQRWSGDKRSWRPWLIGFGMEYGCRQLAKRDFRERVAGGLRGLTALEREELKKRGWSMGWWSMRGAFYENITKSWIQSVTDKMKGKPLLDLVGSVVEDYGYLWDNYYFSTATL, from the exons ATGGAAACGGCGAAGAATATCCAGAATCCAATCCCTCCCGTGTTGCTACACCCTTCCAAATGGCTCTCGCTCTATGAGGATTTCGTGACCAAGAATGCCAGCTCGGTCGGCCAGGTTGAGTCGGCGCTGAGGTCGTTGACGTATATCATCCCAG GACGATACCGTGAATCGGAGATTACTTCAGAATGCG TGCACTCCGGTGTCCAGCTGTTGTCGCTATATCACGATTCTCTGGTGTCGCGTGTCATATCTCGGCTGCCACCCACCATccctcgcccgccgccgACACCTCATTCCCGATACACGAAATACTGggcctcgcgctcttccCTATATCGCCGGGTCGCTCTTGCGCTTCAGATGCTTCAGTATACCGAATTACTCTGGGAAATGGCAGCACGGCGACGGGGCCAGAAAACTCGATGGCGCGTGGTCGTCTTTATTGAATTTGCCAAGGCAGTCTGCCGGTTACTTTTGCTTCGCTTGACCAACTCCAGGCCACTTGTCAGCCCGCCACTCCCGGACCGCGAAATCGACCCACGGtcgacggaggaggaggaccagaGCGATTGGAACGGCACGCAGTCTCCCGTGAGTGAGCGGTCCTCGGACCTGAGTTGGACGATGCCTCGCACAGGACTCTCCCTCCCGTCCCTTCCGGACGTCGAGGATGTTTCAAACTATCTCATCTCCAAGGTGCTCACGGTCGATGACATCAAGTCACCCAGCGCACTCCTTCATCGCGTGACGGGGCAAGGACAATTGGCCGAAGTCCTTTACATTCTTCGGCCGGTGGTATACGCCCTGGCCATGCAGAGGTGGAGTGGAGACAAGCGAagctggcggccatggctgaTTGGATTTGGAATGGAATACGGCTGTCGGCAGCTTGCTAAACGGGATTTCCGTGAACGGGTTGCTGGCGGTCTTCGGGGGCTCACCGCGCTCGAGCGAGAGGAGCTGAAAAAGCGCGGGTGGTCCATGGGCTGGTGGTCAATGCGAGGCGCCTTCTATGAGAATATCACCAA GTCATGGATTCAGAGCGTCACCGACAAGATGAAGGGTAAGCCTCTCCTGGACCTGGTGGGTAGTGTGGTGGAGGACTATGGATACCTGTGGGACAACTACTACTTCTCGACCGCGACCTTGTGA
- a CDS encoding uncharacterized protein (ID:PFLUO_006553-T1.cds;~source:funannotate) produces MAFQPTPADISVLVSAPASGRGGEADRGFVNERRITPTWTLFQLKGKLETMTGVPPGTQRLRIKVPGRSDQWAEGDDRIISEWGLVKGSEIEVHDTRPQAMRPNFSDLSSVDKYVLPTETYESLPNSVLAWKKNQKLGRFDPNTASPEETLRNQVEKDQTEVSDKGITVDKRAIVLPSTPPHIRRGTIRFVGRVPTIPISGLPREMEHTEVPAELRPIWVGIELDEPTGKNDGSVGGQRYFDCSEKRGVFVKPEKVEVGDFPPLGLDDDLDELMEEI; encoded by the exons ATGGCGTTCCAACCAACCCCGGCGGATATCTCCGTCCTTGTCTCGGCCCCGGCCtctggtcgaggcggagaggCAGACCGCGGCTTCGTCAACGAGCGTCGCATCACGCCCACCTGGACCCTCTTCCAGCTGaagggcaagctggagaCCATGACTGGTGTTCCGCCAGGAACCCAGCGCCTGCGCATCAAAGTGCCTGGTCGATCGGACCAGTGggctgaaggagatgatcgGATTATCAGTGAGTGGGGGCTGGTGAAGGGGTCGGAGATTGAG GTCCACGACACCCGCCCTCAGGCAATGCGCCCCAACTTCTCGGACTTGTCATCTGTTGATAAATATGTCCTGCCCACAGAGACGTACGAGTCTCTCCCAAACTCAGTGCTGGCATggaagaagaaccagaaaCTTGGCCGCTTCGACCCCAACACCGCCTCCCCGGAGGAGACCCTGCGAAACCAAGTTGAGAAAGACCAGACGGAGGTCTCTGATAAAG GCATTACTGTCGACAAGCGGGCTATCGTCCTGCCCTCTACTCCACCGCATATCCGTCGGGGTACCATCCGCTTTGTGGGACGGGTGCCGACTATTCCTATCTCTGGGCTGCCTCGTGAGATGGAACATACGGAGGTACCTGCAGAGCTGCGGCCGATCTGGGTGGGCATTGAGCTGGACGAACCGACTGGGAAAAACGATGGTAGTGTGGGTGGCCAGCGCTACTTTGACTGCAGCGAGAAAAGGGGTGTCTTTGTGAAGCCAGAAAAGGTCGAGGTGGGGGATTTCCCTCCTCTGGggctggatgatgatctggatgAATTGATGGAAGAGATATGA
- a CDS encoding uncharacterized protein (ID:PFLUO_006556-T1.cds;~source:funannotate), translating to MSHETYFSAGSLGPDSPAFQSLGNPDASASTEKTNNPGAGPWRTSFEPDWEDSIAIQTEIGFANPGETCYRNVLFQTLLHAPIVMNWLSWYRQHHLPEGRTCQQGLKGSECRLCLFHHLCACYWDETMGEWHLAFNTLWNAVFDGWELVDKDGQQDPLELWNTFYTQLQEDTLSLFRSDLEDIFKTTKVEVHVCGCPQNKILEDESLFWLVPLTQQREPLEMDQLMRNCFEDKTIDGATCEHCQQKKTARTRIIHPPELLFIQLQRSIYDRQVQQPVKIKTGVSLQETLSLDRNWFYSPGPSEERIDVEYELCSTIFHLGSSANEGHYMAAVKDHGRDWTLTNDHQVKQGFGFDRVLKQSKHGEVFILAYRRKPMKPDYYMEIDDVQPDRKKGEAESRSKRSDRSESPTETPPDEPIWYQETKDGDKMKVERDSLGSERDTISIGYFDQNNEAWMKEYKATGRLRRSKATVPRVTREGDRKSQSDTLKPLMLTLHCLFPNDLLLALDILDRRLVRHVVHTVEEDGSPSADQDIFLVMSASMAPPPGGSLSSSTFTRHQKGYEVRLHAWNCTCPTFALSAFREARPTADAESTTPEGVQNQLSKNLAYSFGGTLTRPMAEGAPPICKHILACVLLARCPGLLASDQDGRCAISREELAGWCAGWGG from the exons ATGTCGCACGAAACCTACTTCTCAGCAGGCTCTCTAGGTCCGGATAGCCCTGCTTTTCAGTCTCTGGGCAATCCCGATGCTTCAGCCAGCACCGAGAAAACTAACAACCCCGGAGCAGGACCATGGAGG ACTTCCTTTGAGCCCGATTGGGAGGATTCCATTGCGATCCAAACCGAAATCGGATTTGCCAACCCAGGAGAAACATGTTACCGGAATGTCCTTTTCCAAACGCTTCTTCATGCGCCGATTGTCATGAATTGGCTCTCCTGGTACCGCCAGCACCATCTGCCTGAGGGTCGAACCTGTCAACAAGGGCTGAAAGGCTCAGAATGCCGGCTTTGTTTGTTCCATCATCTCTGTGCATGCTATTGGGATGAAACCATGGGAGAATGGCACCTCGCTTTTAACACTCTGTGGAATGCTGTCTTTGACGGTTGGGAGCTAGTTGATAAGGATGGCCAGCAAGATCCCTTGGAACTATGGAACACCTTCTACACGCAGCTGCAGGAGGATACGTTGAGTTTGTT CCGCTCTGACTTGGAGGACATCTTCAAGACGACCAAAGTGGAGGTGCATGTATGCGGATGTCCCCAGAACAAGATCTTGGAGGATGAATCACTGTTTTGGTTGGTTCCACTGACACAGCAACGGGAGCCCCTTGAGATGGACCAATTAATGAGGAACTGTTTTGAGGATAAGACTATCGATGGTGCGACTTGCGAACACTGCCAGCAGAAAAAAACGGCCAGAACGCGAATCATCCACCCACCCGAGCTTCTCTTCATTCAGCTCCAGAGGAGCATTTACGATCGCCAAGTACAACAGCCAGTCAAAATCAAAACCGGCGTGTCTCTTCAAGAAACCTTGAGCCTCGATCGCAATTGGTTTTACTCGCCAGGTCCATCGGAAGAAAGAATCGATGTTGAGTACGAGTTGTGCTCGACCATCTTCCACCTAGGGTCCAGCGCCAACGAGGGCCATTACATGGCCGCCGTGAAGGATCATGGTCGGGACTGGACACTTACCAATGATCACCAGGTGAAGCAAGGGTTTGGCTTCGATCGGGTTCTCAAGCAGAGCAAACACGGGGAAGTTTTCATCCTCGCGTATCGTCGGAAGCCAATGAAACCGGATTATTACATGGAAATTGACGACGTGCAACCGGATAGGAAGAAGGGGGAGGCAGAGTCCCGGTCCAAACGCAGCGATAGGAGTGAGTCCCCTACGGAGACGCCACCGGACGAGCCGATATGGTATCAGGAAACAAAAGATGGGGATAAGATGAAGGTTGAGCGGGATTCGCTGGGCAGTGAACGAGATACAATCTCCATTGGCTACTTTGACCAGAACAATGAAGCCTGGATGAAGGAGTACAAGGCGACGGGGAGACTCCGCCGCTCTAAAGCCACGGTCCCTCGGGTCACCAG GGAAGGCGACAGGAAGTCCCAGTCGGATACGCTCAAGCCATTGATGCTGACCCTGCACTGCCTATTCCCCAATGACCTGCTCCTGGCACTCGACATCCTGGACCGCAGACTCGTGCGACATGTGGTGCACACCGTCGAGGAAGACGGTTCTCCCTCAGCAGACCAAGatatcttcctcgtcatGTCGGCCTCAATGGCCCCTCCACCAGGGGGttctctctcatcatccaccttCACCCGGCATCAAAAGGGCTACGAAGTGCGCCTGCACGCCTGGAATTGCACGTGTCCGACATTTGCGCTCTCTGCATTTCGAGAAGCCAGACCGACGGCAGATGCTGAATCCACGACTCCCGAGGGGGTGCAAAACCAACTCTCGAAGAATCTCGCGTATTCATTTGGGGGCACTCTGACGCGCCCAATGGCGGAAGGCGCACCCCCGATCTGTAAGCATATCTTGGCCTGTGTGCTACTGGCTCGCTGTCCGGGGCTCCTTGCATCTGACCAGGATGGGCGATGTGCCATCTCAAGGGAGGAATTGGCTGGATGGTGTGCTGGCTGGGGTGGGTGA
- a CDS encoding uncharacterized protein (ID:PFLUO_006552-T1.cds;~source:funannotate) — protein sequence MARGPGKARDYDYSNVGTAGRRTGLTLKEGRRDEHGMEEVDGLFSSPEKSPAKLNGFGTAADDDSFGSEMSMDEGNGPGPMDFLDANGSRNSYFPPPLARSPMKSGLTGSPRRTPGFRSSPDPQNEDMSSSPSEGRSLLSTRENTRLDPSPLSTRSANASNKKNIAKMNLKAPAIALDFSDDENEDQLNGDENGDFGNSFDIGNETMADDNELSDSPAPQNILDGASSLTELGSRPAEKAAPSSTGKRGAPSKTSSASKTEPKKRGRPRKAQQPADEEVADPRPTKKPKTTASTPQHAREPLEPELDKVVENYANRTGPLKGRSLYILKREIPTENNGTHTRSGRVSVRPLAYWRNERCVYGDGEAVEGQRYPLSTIKEVIRTEELEPEKQKKKGKRAGRKSKSRKSKDDSSDEEDENADVWEKEGGVLHGYVRKWDGDLQAGSTEEEVLDIAYAPSGIETRDVKGSTFRFAKLLSSTFIGSGVVELPPAGVKKPKNSKKMHMVFYVCHGRVDVDISGVQFSAGKGSVFQVPRGNYYSFQNSYDRETRLFFTQGCVPAEGEMSPEASASRDPGPESEVEPERAPPATKGRGRPKGKQKASK from the exons ATGGCTCGAGGGCCAGGCAAGGCCCGCGACTATGACTATTCCAATGTCGGCACAGCAGGAAG GCGTACCGGCCTCACTCTGAAAGAAGGCAGACGTGACGAACATGGCATGGAAGAAGTAGATGGCTTGTTTTCGTCTCCTGAGAAGTCGCCAGCCAAGTTGAACGGGTTCGGCACCGCGGCAGACGACGATTCCTTCGGCTCTGAGATGTCGATGGACGAAG GCAATGGGCCTGGTCCCATGGATTTTCTCGACGCCAATGGCTCTCGCAACTCGTACTTCCCACCGCCTCTCGCGCGCTCTCCTATGAAGAGTGGCCTGACAGGGTCACCACGGAGGACTCCTGGTTTCCGATCTTCCCCCGATCCACAGAATGAAGACATGTCGTCCAGTCCCTCTGAGGGAAGAAGCTTGCTTTCGACTCGGGAAAACACGCGCCTGGATCCGTCTCCCCTCTCTACCCGCTCAGCGAATGCTTcgaacaagaagaacattgCCAAGATGAACCTGAAAGCACCAGCCATTGCGCTGGACTTTTCggatgatgagaatgaggACCAACTAAATGGTGACGAGAATGGCGATTTTGGGAATAGCTTTGACATCGGCAACGAAACCATGGCAGACGACAATGAATTGTCtgattctccagctcctcagAATATTCTGGACGGCGCCTCCTCTCTGACGGAACTTGGTTCGCGCCCGGCCGAAAAAGCTGCACCGTCTTCGACCGGAAAGAGAGGAGCCCCGTCGAAGACTTCCAGCGCCAGCAAGACTGAGCCCAAAAAGCGTGGACGTCCCCGAAAGGCTCAACAGCcggccgacgaagaagtaGCCGATCCAAGACCGACCaagaagccgaagacgacggccTCGACTCCTCAACATGCGCGTGAGCCCCTGGAGCCGGAACTCGACAAGGTGGTTGAGAATTACGCAAACCGTACCGGTCCTCTGAAGGGCCGCAGCTTATACATCCTCAAGCGGGAGATACCCACGGAGAACAATGGTACCCACACCCGCTCAGGACGAGTGTCAGTTCGCCCCCTCGCGTACTGGCGGAATGAACGATGTGTTTACGGCGATGGCGAGGCTGTCGAAGGGCAAAGATACCCACTGTCAACCATCAAGGAGGTTATCCGGACCGAGGAGCTTGAGCCtgagaagcaaaagaagaaaggcaagcGCGCGGGCCGAAAATCCAAATCGCGGAAGAGCAAAGATGATAGCtcagacgaggaggatgaaaATGCCGATGTttgggagaaagaaggaggcgTTCTTCATGGTTATGTCCGGAAATGGGACGGCGACCTGCAGGCGGGAagcaccgaggaagaggttcTCG ACATTGCATACGCACCGTCCGGCATCGAAACGAGAGATGTCAAAGGTTCCACCTTCCGGTTCGCCAAACTACTCAGTTCGACGTTCATCGGGTCCGGTGTGGTGGAGCTTCCGCCTGCGGGTGTCAAAAAGCCAAAGAATTCGAAGAAGATGCATATGGTCTTTTACGTCTGCCATGGACGCGTGGACGTCGATATATCAGGGGTACAATTCAGCGCTGGCAAAGGATCTGTCTTCCAGGTTCCGAGGG GGAACTACTACAGCTTCCAAAACTCATATGACAGGGAAACGCGGCTGTTCTTTACGCAGGGATGCGTTCCAGCCGAGGGCGAAATGTCCCCTGAGGCGTCCGCGTCCAGGGATCCTGGGCCCGAAAGTGAAGTCGAGCCCGAAAGGGCGCCTCCTGCGACAAAGGGGCGAGGTCGACCCAAGGGCAAGCAGAAGGCCAGCAAATAG